A DNA window from Iodobacter ciconiae contains the following coding sequences:
- a CDS encoding PilZ domain-containing protein: MKAGMSDHNKRDALRVPVKCKVKIRPLDYGSAYYGNCTDLSVTGLTVETSYVPRPDEQFDLFVMPPSDGTGPRVPLAVRVKVVRCHQMERGQMYELGLLILKVIR; the protein is encoded by the coding sequence ATGAAAGCCGGTATGAGTGATCACAATAAACGGGATGCTTTACGTGTTCCCGTTAAGTGTAAAGTCAAAATCCGCCCGCTTGATTATGGCTCTGCATATTATGGTAACTGCACCGATTTAAGCGTTACGGGTTTAACGGTGGAGACTAGCTATGTGCCAAGGCCGGACGAGCAGTTTGACCTGTTTGTGATGCCGCCCTCTGATGGTACAGGGCCGAGAGTGCCATTGGCGGTGCGGGTAAAGGTAGTGCGTTGCCATCAGATGGAGCGTGGGCAGATGTACGAGCTGGGCTTGCTTATTTTGAAGGTCATCCGGTGA
- the gspE gene encoding type II secretion system ATPase GspE, which translates to MSRLVPYHFARDRGVVDVHQEADSVTVLFRKGGDLSALNELRRVVARPLNISVVEAAEFESQLSQLFGQGSGAAMVVDDLEENLDLSRLAQELPEIEDLLETEDDAPIIRLINALLTEALRENASDVHIEPFETRSVVRFRIDGRLADVIEPKRALHAALVSRIKVMAGLDIAEKRLPQDGRITLRIAGRPVDVRVSTLPTGHGERVVLRLLDKSAGRLNLAKLGMAADTLATLEKLLAQPHGIILVTGPTGSGKTTTLYAAMSGMDASSSNIMTVEDPIEYDLDGVGQTQVSTRIDMTFARALRAILRQDPDVVMIGEIRDLETAQIAVQASLTGHLVLATLHTNDAASAVTRLVDMGIEPFLLASSLLGVLAQRLARRLCPACRQLHEPDALTTGQLGSDQPVFRAVGCAQCKQSGYRGRSGLYELLVIDENIRSMMHERTTEQAIKLYASSQGMLSLRQYGVRRVLDGETTLEEVLRVTREV; encoded by the coding sequence CCGTACCACTTTGCCAGAGACCGGGGCGTAGTAGATGTTCACCAGGAAGCGGATTCGGTAACCGTGTTGTTTCGTAAAGGCGGTGATTTGTCTGCGCTTAACGAATTACGCCGAGTGGTAGCCAGGCCACTTAATATCTCGGTAGTAGAGGCGGCAGAGTTTGAATCGCAGCTGTCACAATTATTTGGTCAGGGCAGTGGAGCGGCGATGGTAGTGGATGATCTGGAAGAAAATCTGGATCTGTCACGCCTGGCCCAGGAACTGCCTGAAATCGAAGATCTGCTCGAAACCGAAGACGACGCGCCGATTATCCGCCTGATTAATGCTTTGCTCACTGAAGCGCTGCGCGAAAATGCCTCTGATGTTCATATCGAGCCGTTCGAAACGCGCTCGGTGGTGCGTTTTCGTATTGATGGCCGCTTAGCCGATGTGATCGAGCCTAAACGTGCTTTGCATGCTGCGCTGGTATCGCGGATCAAGGTGATGGCAGGCCTTGATATTGCCGAAAAACGCTTGCCGCAGGATGGACGGATTACTCTTCGCATCGCAGGCAGGCCTGTTGATGTGCGGGTTTCAACCCTGCCAACTGGCCATGGTGAGCGGGTGGTATTGCGGCTGTTGGATAAATCGGCGGGGCGTTTGAACCTGGCCAAGCTGGGAATGGCGGCCGATACGCTGGCCACTTTAGAAAAACTGCTCGCTCAGCCGCACGGTATTATTCTGGTGACAGGGCCAACCGGTTCGGGTAAAACCACCACGCTCTATGCTGCGATGAGCGGTATGGATGCCAGTTCCAGCAACATCATGACGGTAGAAGATCCCATTGAATATGATCTGGATGGGGTAGGGCAGACTCAGGTCAGTACACGGATTGATATGACTTTTGCCCGTGCCCTGCGTGCAATTTTGCGTCAGGACCCGGATGTGGTGATGATCGGTGAGATTCGCGATTTAGAAACTGCACAAATTGCGGTGCAGGCCTCTCTGACCGGCCACTTAGTTTTGGCGACCTTACACACCAATGATGCCGCCAGCGCGGTAACGCGTTTGGTGGATATGGGCATTGAGCCATTTTTGCTGGCCTCGTCTTTATTGGGTGTGTTGGCTCAGCGCTTAGCCCGCCGTCTTTGTCCGGCTTGCCGCCAGCTGCACGAGCCGGATGCTTTAACTACAGGGCAATTGGGTAGTGATCAGCCAGTTTTCCGTGCGGTAGGTTGTGCCCAGTGCAAGCAAAGTGGTTATCGTGGCCGTAGCGGCCTGTATGAGTTGCTGGTGATTGATGAAAATATTCGCAGCATGATGCACGAGCGGACCACTGAGCAGGCCATTAAGCTTTATGCCAGCAGTCAGGGTATGCTGAGCCTGCGCCAGTATGGTGTTCGCCGGGTATTGGATGGGGAAACAACGCTGGAAGAAGTCCTGCGTGTGACGCGGGAGGTTTAA